One window of the Rhizobiaceae bacterium genome contains the following:
- a CDS encoding ABC transporter permease, which yields MLFVEFLVKRILQGIVIVGITSLLIFTLLRVVPGDPVRLIVGGMAPDNVVEEVAEKMGLRDPIIVQYGRYMARLLQGDMGQSYLRPKSGMIAAGGEYVDPTRADMAPVADLILERVPLTLQLAGVSLIFALIVSLPIGIAGGLNPHGWQNRVAFGVQSAFVSIPNFWLAIILILFLSAKLQLIPALGYKGFAYVILPAIVLAVEIAPFIIRTLTTSLSEVMQSYFIDEAKVRGLSRSRIVFGHALRNASVPLINLLGIQLSTLIGGVLVVEYIFDYPGLGHLTVISVVGRDFPTIQGIAITVSAVFVFINILVDLVAYMIDPRVEI from the coding sequence ATGCTCTTTGTTGAATTTCTTGTCAAACGCATCCTTCAGGGGATCGTGATCGTTGGCATCACGAGCCTGCTGATCTTCACGCTCCTGCGCGTCGTTCCCGGCGATCCCGTGCGGTTGATCGTCGGCGGCATGGCTCCGGACAACGTTGTCGAAGAGGTGGCCGAGAAGATGGGCCTCCGCGACCCCATCATCGTCCAGTACGGCCGCTACATGGCCCGGCTGCTGCAAGGCGATATGGGCCAGTCCTATCTCAGGCCGAAGAGCGGCATGATCGCGGCGGGCGGCGAATATGTCGATCCGACGCGAGCCGACATGGCGCCGGTGGCGGATCTCATCCTCGAGCGCGTGCCGCTGACGCTGCAACTCGCCGGAGTGTCACTGATTTTCGCGCTGATTGTCTCGCTGCCGATCGGCATTGCCGGAGGACTCAATCCCCATGGCTGGCAAAATCGCGTCGCTTTCGGCGTGCAGTCGGCCTTCGTGTCGATTCCGAATTTCTGGCTTGCGATCATCCTCATCCTGTTCTTGTCGGCCAAGCTCCAGCTCATCCCGGCGCTCGGCTACAAGGGCTTCGCCTACGTCATCCTTCCGGCGATCGTGCTCGCGGTCGAAATCGCCCCCTTCATCATCCGCACCCTGACGACATCGCTTTCCGAGGTGATGCAGTCCTACTTCATCGACGAGGCGAAGGTGCGGGGCCTTTCACGCTCGCGCATCGTCTTCGGCCATGCGTTGCGCAACGCTTCCGTGCCGCTCATCAACCTGCTCGGCATCCAACTCTCGACATTGATCGGAGGCGTGCTCGTCGTTGAGTATATCTTCGACTATCCCGGCCTTGGACACCTGACGGTGATCTCAGTGGTGGGGCGCGATTTCCCCACCATCCAGGGCATCGCGATCACGGTCAGCGCCGTGTTCGTCTTCATCAACATCCTCGTCGATCTCGTCGCTTATATGATCGACCCGCGCGTGGAGATCTGA
- a CDS encoding ABC transporter permease yields MADTLAISQNEQADAAALAQQGDKSVTRRIMQKAWRTKTFQFGFWIFVVMVLVSLIWPEISSVSATKMAVKDKFLPPLFIGEKWSWLHPLGTDQLGRDMLMRCLVGLRYSLMIGIITVVVMFVVGCGLGLVAGFKGKWWDTVIMRITDAQLSVPMIILAITILGISRPTVPTIILVLGLSGWPLYARVARSAAVTEREKEYVRGLRVLGAGDWRILLLYAAPNILPPIAFVAVLDIARMMIFEAILGFLGLGIQPPTPSFGSIIADSRKYLINAWWIATMPGVFLAIALTSINLMGSSLEKARNAVYGGAR; encoded by the coding sequence ATGGCGGACACACTGGCGATTTCCCAGAACGAGCAGGCGGACGCGGCCGCGCTGGCGCAGCAGGGCGACAAATCGGTCACGCGGCGCATCATGCAGAAGGCGTGGCGCACCAAGACCTTCCAGTTCGGGTTCTGGATCTTCGTGGTGATGGTGCTGGTCTCGCTCATATGGCCCGAGATCAGTTCCGTGAGCGCGACGAAGATGGCGGTGAAGGACAAGTTCCTGCCGCCGCTGTTCATCGGCGAGAAATGGAGCTGGCTGCATCCTCTGGGCACCGACCAACTCGGCCGCGACATGCTCATGCGCTGTCTGGTCGGCCTGCGCTATTCGCTGATGATCGGCATCATCACCGTGGTGGTGATGTTCGTCGTCGGTTGCGGGCTGGGTCTCGTCGCGGGCTTCAAGGGCAAGTGGTGGGATACGGTGATCATGCGCATCACCGATGCGCAGTTGTCGGTGCCGATGATCATCCTCGCCATCACCATCCTCGGTATTTCCAGGCCGACGGTGCCGACCATCATCCTGGTGCTCGGTCTCTCCGGCTGGCCGCTTTATGCGCGCGTCGCCCGGAGCGCTGCGGTGACGGAGCGCGAGAAGGAGTATGTGCGGGGTCTTCGCGTGCTGGGCGCGGGCGACTGGCGCATCCTGCTGCTCTACGCCGCGCCGAACATACTGCCGCCGATCGCCTTCGTGGCCGTGCTCGACATCGCCCGCATGATGATTTTCGAAGCGATCCTTGGCTTCCTCGGCCTCGGCATCCAGCCTCCGACGCCGTCTTTCGGCTCGATCATCGCGGACTCGCGAAAATATCTCATCAACGCCTGGTGGATAGCGACCATGCCCGGCGTCTTTCTCGCCATTGCGCTGACCTCGATCAACCTGATGGGTTCGTCGCTGGAGAAAGCCCGCAACGCCGTCTATGGAGGCGCCCGATGA
- a CDS encoding ABC transporter ATP-binding protein, translating into MSEQVSPGPALLDVAGLKVAAGDRLLLDDITFSVATSEIYGIYGESGAGKTMLGRALANWLPEGVHRSGGSVTFAGRDIGSQGADRVVTGRDVAYIGAKPQSALDPTVPVGPQIVEKLRCVRPELTREEAERRVLDLLREVRIASPEDRFHDYPSKYSGGMMQRAMIVDALCADPALLIADDIVRPLDVTVAAQIITLLKDLCLKRKMAVVVLASSLPSLRQISTRIGVLHEGRIIEEQATEDLLARPHTEYTREAIGHVPRIWSTNETPPDRSRPDDKPLMQVRNVSRTYHVRKRGTFRQFNDVRAVRNVSFDIKPRENLGIVGESGCGKSTLTRMLTWLEEPDSGEILLNGQSLAKYTGRQLLEKRREFQLLLQDPYNSLPPRTTVGRMIEEGLRLRSVPAREMREKVKHAMSEVGLSPAIYDDLPNALSTGERQRISIARALVLEPKLLILDETLSALDQGEQAKLIDLFAKLQESSDLTYVFISHDLAMVRKVCNRIAVMYFGEIVEIGDNRSIFFDPKHAYTQTLLAAAPTLDEKPFEARNEMMVEAVIG; encoded by the coding sequence ATGAGCGAACAGGTATCTCCCGGTCCGGCTCTTCTCGACGTCGCCGGGCTCAAGGTCGCGGCGGGAGACAGGCTGCTGCTCGACGACATCACCTTCTCCGTCGCGACCTCGGAGATTTACGGGATCTACGGCGAGAGCGGCGCGGGCAAGACGATGCTAGGGCGCGCGCTGGCCAACTGGCTTCCGGAAGGCGTCCACCGCTCCGGCGGTTCCGTCACCTTCGCGGGCCGCGACATCGGCTCGCAGGGCGCCGATCGGGTGGTGACCGGCCGCGACGTCGCCTATATCGGCGCCAAGCCGCAGAGCGCGCTGGACCCGACCGTTCCGGTCGGCCCCCAAATCGTCGAGAAGCTGCGCTGCGTCCGCCCCGAACTGACGCGGGAAGAGGCTGAACGACGCGTGCTCGACCTGCTGAGGGAGGTGCGGATCGCCTCGCCCGAGGACCGCTTCCACGACTATCCCTCGAAATATTCGGGCGGCATGATGCAGCGCGCCATGATCGTCGACGCGCTGTGCGCCGATCCGGCGCTGCTGATCGCCGACGATATTGTCCGGCCGCTGGACGTGACCGTTGCGGCGCAGATCATCACGCTGCTCAAGGACCTTTGCCTTAAGCGCAAGATGGCCGTCGTCGTTCTGGCCTCCTCGTTGCCTTCGCTCCGCCAGATCTCGACCCGGATCGGCGTGCTGCATGAAGGCCGGATCATCGAGGAGCAGGCGACGGAGGACCTGCTGGCCAGGCCGCATACCGAGTATACGCGCGAGGCGATCGGCCATGTGCCGCGCATCTGGTCCACGAACGAGACGCCGCCGGACCGGTCGCGGCCCGATGACAAGCCGCTGATGCAGGTGCGCAACGTGTCGCGCACCTATCACGTCCGCAAGCGAGGCACCTTCCGCCAGTTCAACGACGTGCGGGCCGTCCGCAACGTGTCCTTCGACATCAAGCCGCGCGAGAATCTCGGCATCGTCGGTGAATCGGGCTGCGGAAAATCGACCCTCACCCGCATGCTGACCTGGCTGGAGGAGCCGGACAGCGGCGAAATCCTGCTCAACGGCCAGTCGCTGGCCAAGTATACGGGCAGGCAGCTGCTCGAAAAGCGGCGCGAGTTCCAGCTTCTGCTCCAGGACCCCTACAACAGCCTGCCACCGCGCACCACGGTCGGGCGCATGATCGAGGAGGGCCTACGTCTTCGCAGTGTGCCCGCCAGGGAAATGCGCGAGAAGGTGAAGCATGCGATGAGCGAAGTCGGTCTTTCGCCGGCGATCTACGACGATCTTCCGAACGCGCTCTCCACCGGCGAGCGCCAGCGCATCTCGATCGCCCGCGCGCTGGTGCTGGAGCCCAAGCTGCTCATCCTCGACGAGACGCTTTCAGCTCTCGACCAGGGCGAGCAGGCCAAGCTGATCGACCTTTTCGCCAAGCTGCAGGAAAGCAGCGACCTGACCTATGTCTTCATCTCGCACGACCTCGCCATGGTGCGTAAAGTCTGCAACAGGATCGCGGTCATGTATTTCGGCGAGATCGTCGAGATCGGCGACAATCGTTCGATATTCTTCGACCCGAAACATGCCTACACGCAGACGCTTCTGGCGGCGGCCCCCACCCTCGACGAAAAGCCCTTCGAGGCCCGCAACGAGATGATGGTCGAGGCCGTCATCGGCTGA
- a CDS encoding amidase — protein sequence MSVSDLANTSVRALTSAFSKGDLSPVEVLKVVLDHVDRFNGELNALFSIRPEEALAAAQASEKRWRDGRPMGLLDGVPMTVKDSVAMKGWPYFHGIAANRNAPPSQMDSPPAARLKETGAVIFAKTTMPDCGLLAAGVSSLFGIIRNPWNTAFNTGGSSAGAGASLASGMGFLSVGSDIAGSVRCPASHCGLASIKPTQGRIPHLMPEFMRSAGPLGRTTEDMAHLMTVLSGADERDPWSFPPEATQYQDALSRDVKGLRIGILTDMGFGPKPEAAVVEAVEDAGRALAADGAIVEPFVSPLDEDCYEPIDRWLMIRGYAEMLSLPPHEPDEFLDYVRDWCQPAKTMSALDAWVLLGQISRMRVKLFAAMEGFDYLLAPTLPVVNFPAEEPGMFRDKPLGHTVFTAMFNQTGQPASSVCFRLDGRKLPIGVQVVGHRFDDLGVLQITRALEERRGFAMDWPTEPRH from the coding sequence ATGTCCGTGAGCGATCTGGCCAATACGAGCGTACGTGCTCTTACGAGCGCTTTCAGCAAAGGCGACCTGTCACCCGTGGAGGTGCTCAAGGTCGTCCTTGACCATGTTGACCGGTTCAACGGCGAATTGAACGCCCTCTTCTCCATCCGGCCGGAGGAGGCGCTGGCCGCGGCGCAAGCCTCCGAGAAGCGCTGGCGCGACGGCAGACCAATGGGCCTGCTCGACGGCGTTCCGATGACCGTCAAGGACAGCGTGGCGATGAAGGGCTGGCCCTATTTCCATGGCATCGCCGCCAACCGCAACGCGCCGCCCTCGCAGATGGATTCGCCGCCCGCAGCCCGCCTCAAGGAAACCGGGGCCGTCATCTTCGCCAAGACGACCATGCCGGATTGCGGCCTGCTCGCGGCAGGGGTCAGTTCCCTGTTCGGGATCATCCGCAATCCCTGGAACACAGCCTTCAATACGGGCGGGTCCAGCGCCGGCGCCGGCGCGTCGCTTGCGAGCGGGATGGGGTTCCTCTCGGTCGGTTCCGACATTGCCGGCTCGGTGCGCTGTCCGGCCAGCCATTGCGGGCTCGCCTCTATCAAGCCGACTCAGGGCCGGATTCCCCATCTGATGCCGGAATTCATGCGCTCGGCGGGGCCGCTGGGGCGCACGACGGAGGATATGGCCCACCTGATGACCGTGCTTTCGGGCGCGGATGAGCGCGACCCGTGGAGCTTCCCGCCGGAAGCCACGCAATATCAGGACGCGCTCTCCCGCGACGTGAAGGGCTTACGGATCGGAATCCTGACCGACATGGGTTTCGGCCCGAAGCCCGAGGCGGCGGTGGTCGAGGCGGTCGAGGATGCAGGCCGCGCGCTGGCGGCCGACGGAGCGATCGTCGAGCCGTTCGTCTCGCCGCTCGACGAGGATTGCTACGAGCCGATCGATCGCTGGCTGATGATCCGCGGCTATGCCGAGATGCTGTCGCTGCCGCCCCATGAGCCGGACGAGTTCCTGGATTATGTGCGCGACTGGTGCCAGCCGGCCAAGACCATGAGCGCGCTGGACGCCTGGGTGCTGCTCGGCCAAATCTCTCGCATGCGCGTCAAGCTGTTCGCGGCGATGGAGGGATTCGACTATCTTCTGGCGCCGACCCTGCCCGTCGTGAACTTTCCGGCCGAGGAACCCGGCATGTTCCGCGACAAGCCGCTCGGGCATACCGTCTTCACGGCCATGTTCAACCAGACCGGCCAGCCGGCATCGTCCGTCTGTTTCCGCCTCGACGGGCGCAAGCTGCCGATCGGCGTGCAGGTGGTGGGCCATCGCTTCGACGATCTGGGCGTGCTTCAGATCACCAGGGCGCTGGAGGAACGTCGCGGCTTCGCGATGGACTGGCCGACCGAACCGCGCCACTGA
- a CDS encoding phosphotransferase, with product MTDSDKEKDPVRDLLAQVPGWADRPVVIEPAIPVLASPSWRGVDGDSLLARDKESGATLFIKSMHADTAFYIDVKAAFDAAARAGDAGIGPRVIKADAASGVLITEDLTGEWRVAGLEACRNPSFIDKVFDARRRFGEVAPLSGDVDVFADIERFHAIVLSSGAPTPADTPWLVDTLRFAAEQIGKGSGASMPIHGDGNVSNILVNKQGEVRLVDWDRAANGDPLEDAGSFLVEAFPFEPEARDAFRRNFPDLDEAAFDRARIMGVADDLRWGLIAAIQAHLSERRVNEFYKFANWRFLRARMAVREPRFGEHLRRAA from the coding sequence ATGACAGACAGCGACAAGGAGAAGGACCCGGTGCGGGACCTGCTCGCCCAGGTGCCGGGCTGGGCGGACAGACCGGTGGTCATCGAGCCGGCCATCCCGGTGCTCGCCTCGCCGAGTTGGCGCGGTGTGGACGGCGATTCGCTGCTGGCGCGTGACAAGGAGAGCGGCGCCACTCTGTTCATCAAGTCCATGCATGCCGACACGGCGTTCTACATCGACGTCAAGGCGGCTTTCGACGCGGCCGCCAGGGCGGGCGACGCCGGCATCGGCCCGCGCGTGATCAAGGCGGACGCGGCCAGCGGCGTGCTGATCACCGAGGACCTGACCGGGGAATGGCGCGTGGCCGGGCTCGAGGCCTGCCGCAACCCGTCCTTCATCGACAAGGTTTTCGACGCGCGCAGGCGGTTTGGCGAGGTGGCGCCTCTGTCGGGCGACGTCGATGTCTTCGCCGATATCGAGCGCTTCCACGCCATAGTTCTTTCCAGCGGCGCCCCGACGCCTGCCGACACGCCGTGGCTGGTCGACACGCTTCGCTTCGCCGCCGAGCAGATCGGCAAGGGAAGCGGCGCCAGCATGCCGATCCATGGCGACGGGAACGTGTCCAATATCCTCGTCAACAAGCAGGGCGAGGTCCGCCTCGTCGACTGGGACAGGGCGGCGAATGGCGATCCGCTGGAAGATGCCGGCAGCTTTCTGGTCGAGGCGTTTCCCTTTGAGCCGGAGGCCCGCGACGCGTTCCGCCGTAACTTCCCCGATCTCGACGAAGCGGCCTTCGATCGTGCGCGCATCATGGGCGTCGCCGATGACCTGCGCTGGGGCCTGATTGCGGCGATCCAGGCCCATTTGTCCGAGCGGCGCGTGAACGAGTTCTACAAATTCGCCAACTGGCGTTTTCTCAGGGCTCGCATGGCGGTGCGCGAGCCACGGTTCGGCGAACATCTGCGGAGGGCTGCATGA
- a CDS encoding phosphotransferase translates to MIVKRRLGEARTQYEHDVEAAIRRVPEWKGRDVVYGMLVGGLNNRNWRIQVAGDRTDYFLKIPGEGTEMFINREAANEAANNAHRLGIAPRVVFFDAADGLEVHEFLDGYRACTTTDFGDPSIQERVMNLYKTFHGGPKLSLTKTIFDLIDEHFEQARSLGSWLPEDLPWLLHYYERARAAFTASGFDLVSCFNDPMPGNFLVAENKPMKLIDYEFASTNERAYELGVLFGEMFFDERKTLELLEMYYGEVRPDLVARVYVCRALADLKWASWAVVCRKLNDWDFDFQKYGVWKYMRARDLFYDHRWDDWLRAI, encoded by the coding sequence ATGATCGTCAAACGGCGTCTCGGCGAGGCACGGACACAATACGAGCACGATGTGGAGGCGGCGATCCGCCGGGTGCCCGAGTGGAAAGGCCGGGACGTCGTCTACGGCATGCTGGTCGGCGGTTTGAACAATCGCAACTGGCGCATCCAGGTTGCGGGCGATCGTACCGACTATTTCCTGAAAATCCCCGGCGAGGGAACGGAGATGTTCATCAATCGCGAGGCGGCCAACGAAGCGGCGAATAACGCCCATCGTCTGGGCATCGCCCCGCGCGTGGTGTTCTTCGACGCCGCGGATGGACTCGAGGTGCACGAATTCCTCGATGGCTACCGCGCCTGCACGACGACGGATTTCGGCGACCCATCGATCCAGGAACGGGTGATGAACCTCTACAAGACGTTCCATGGCGGTCCGAAGCTGTCGCTCACCAAGACGATCTTCGATCTTATCGACGAGCATTTCGAGCAGGCGCGTTCACTGGGATCGTGGCTGCCGGAGGATCTTCCTTGGCTGCTTCACTATTACGAGCGGGCGCGGGCGGCCTTCACGGCCTCCGGCTTCGATCTCGTCTCGTGCTTCAACGATCCCATGCCCGGCAATTTCCTGGTTGCCGAGAACAAGCCGATGAAGCTGATCGACTATGAATTTGCCTCCACGAACGAGCGCGCATACGAGCTCGGCGTCCTGTTCGGAGAGATGTTCTTCGACGAGAGGAAAACGCTGGAGCTGCTGGAAATGTACTATGGAGAGGTGCGTCCGGACCTCGTCGCGCGCGTCTATGTCTGCCGCGCGCTCGCCGATCTCAAATGGGCATCCTGGGCGGTCGTGTGCCGCAAGTTGAACGACTGGGATTTCGACTTCCAGAAATACGGCGTCTGGAAATATATGCGCGCCCGCGATCTGTTCTACGATCACCGTTGGGACGACTGGCTCCGCGCCATTTGA
- a CDS encoding helix-turn-helix domain-containing protein, with translation MLVSSGHTKQAAASFEYRLGRVSISRVDCDSARHTNSGSGDSRGSALPAYDVIIPERKTISFCQDDRSGEAHHGAYLLLKSDRFYELSSHEGLSYWRIVIPAADMRSRLSSIEDHLGMRFDQDSRMAELLHGLVYMIVRTFRHENPPNAEAFATEIINFVTLVLGSEQRQEAAIGRHTRYRLKQRIFDYVEDNLNDANLSPKKIAKANRISLSYLYKLFRDNNTTVGQFIQAKRLQRAYELLVADPKAAVTVSEIAYLVGFKNASHFSRAFSQHFRIAPRDARQSGLVRQDTAFRAKPQVALPAFQAA, from the coding sequence ATGTTGGTTTCGTCGGGTCACACCAAGCAGGCCGCCGCGAGTTTCGAGTACAGGCTTGGACGCGTTTCGATCTCGCGCGTGGACTGCGACAGCGCGCGTCACACAAATTCTGGAAGCGGAGACAGCCGCGGCAGCGCGCTTCCGGCCTACGACGTCATCATCCCGGAGAGGAAGACGATAAGCTTCTGCCAGGACGATCGCAGCGGCGAGGCTCATCACGGCGCTTATCTGCTTCTCAAAAGCGACCGCTTCTACGAATTGTCCTCGCATGAAGGGCTGAGCTACTGGCGTATCGTGATACCGGCCGCTGACATGCGCAGCCGCCTGTCCTCCATCGAGGACCATCTCGGAATGCGCTTCGATCAGGACAGCCGCATGGCGGAATTGCTGCATGGTCTGGTCTATATGATCGTGCGTACGTTCCGGCACGAAAACCCGCCAAATGCCGAGGCTTTCGCGACCGAGATCATTAATTTCGTCACGCTGGTGCTCGGTTCGGAACAGCGTCAGGAAGCCGCGATCGGACGCCATACGCGCTATCGGCTGAAACAGCGCATATTCGATTATGTCGAAGACAATCTCAACGACGCGAATCTGTCGCCGAAGAAGATCGCCAAGGCCAATCGCATCTCGCTGAGCTATCTCTACAAGCTGTTCAGGGACAACAACACGACCGTTGGCCAGTTCATCCAGGCGAAGCGGCTGCAGCGCGCCTACGAATTGCTGGTCGCCGATCCCAAGGCTGCCGTCACCGTTTCCGAGATCGCCTATCTGGTGGGCTTCAAGAACGCTTCGCACTTTTCGCGTGCCTTCAGCCAGCATTTCCGCATCGCGCCGCGTGACGCCCGACAGTCCGGGCTGGTCCGCCAGGATACGGCCTTCAGGGCGAAGCCGCAGGTCGCGTTGCCCGCCTTTCAGGCCGCATAG
- a CDS encoding DeoR/GlpR family DNA-binding transcription regulator, whose amino-acid sequence MQLPTDIVSLAEPRLSKAERHERIVSELNASPTIRASELASALGVSHETIRRDLMELNDQGLINRTYGGAARPFAFEAPIHERLRFKINERQRIGGAVCKLFAENEVILLGAGATTNHVARCMAARCRNLTVITHDFGVAEALCHNPTIRTLFLAGRAHPGERYVFGQQTLLGIESFQANWAVVGASGVDRHGIYDADDEAAAIYRAMTMRGARSVLVADATKFNQPSLMPFANWQDIDVFVTDEAPESGLDQAITKSGVKLIVANGA is encoded by the coding sequence TTGCAGTTGCCAACGGACATCGTCAGTCTAGCGGAGCCGCGGCTTTCAAAAGCCGAGCGTCACGAGCGGATCGTCTCGGAACTGAATGCGTCTCCCACGATCCGGGCATCGGAGCTCGCGTCGGCATTGGGGGTCTCGCATGAGACGATCCGGCGGGACCTGATGGAGCTCAACGACCAGGGTCTCATCAACCGCACCTATGGCGGCGCAGCACGTCCATTCGCATTCGAAGCACCTATCCACGAGCGCCTGCGCTTCAAGATCAACGAGCGCCAGCGTATCGGCGGCGCTGTCTGCAAGCTCTTTGCCGAGAACGAGGTCATCCTCCTCGGGGCCGGCGCGACGACGAATCATGTGGCGCGCTGCATGGCGGCGCGGTGCCGCAATCTCACCGTCATCACCCATGATTTCGGTGTGGCGGAGGCCTTGTGCCACAACCCGACCATCCGCACGCTTTTTCTGGCCGGGCGCGCACATCCGGGCGAGCGCTACGTGTTCGGGCAGCAGACGCTGCTCGGCATCGAGTCCTTTCAGGCGAACTGGGCTGTGGTCGGCGCTTCGGGAGTCGACCGGCACGGCATCTATGATGCCGACGACGAGGCCGCCGCGATCTATCGGGCGATGACCATGCGCGGCGCGCGCTCCGTCCTTGTGGCCGATGCCACCAAGTTCAACCAGCCATCGCTGATGCCCTTCGCGAACTGGCAGGACATCGATGTATTTGTGACGGACGAGGCCCCCGAAAGCGGCCTCGATCAGGCCATCACGAAGTCAGGAGTGAAGTTGATCGTCGCGAACGGCGCGTAA
- a CDS encoding phosphotransferase family protein, which yields MIPEFSVDRLDDFLAARFGRAPLGIERVGGGQSNPTFFVQYGARRMVLRKKPAGPILPGAHAVEREYRVLKALETTDVPVPKTILLCEDTGIVGTPFYLMERLEGRVFHDASLLEVEAGERREIYFAMADAMAKLHAVRPDAFGLGDYGRPGNYFARQIARWSRQYEESPGERIPALDQVIEWLRKNQPDDDGCVAIAHGDFRLGNMLFHPTEPRVVAILDWELSTLGHPLADLGFCCMPWRSAPDEYGGILGLDRKALALPAEDEFVARYYASAVPTPVLTSFHVAFALFRFAVIFVGIADRARAGNAAGADAEKVAPLATSFAIRAAEAAGLA from the coding sequence ATGATCCCGGAATTCTCCGTCGACCGGCTCGACGATTTCCTGGCCGCGCGGTTCGGCAGGGCGCCGCTCGGCATCGAGCGCGTCGGTGGTGGTCAGTCCAATCCGACGTTCTTCGTGCAATACGGCGCGCGGCGGATGGTGTTGCGTAAGAAGCCGGCCGGACCGATCCTGCCCGGCGCTCATGCGGTCGAACGCGAGTACCGGGTGCTGAAGGCGCTTGAGACAACCGACGTGCCGGTTCCGAAAACAATACTGCTCTGCGAGGACACTGGGATCGTCGGCACCCCCTTTTACCTGATGGAGCGGCTGGAGGGCCGCGTCTTCCATGACGCCTCGCTACTCGAGGTGGAGGCAGGCGAACGCCGTGAGATCTACTTCGCGATGGCGGATGCCATGGCGAAGCTGCACGCCGTGCGCCCGGATGCCTTCGGTCTCGGCGACTATGGGCGTCCGGGCAATTATTTCGCGCGGCAGATTGCCCGCTGGTCGCGGCAATATGAGGAATCGCCCGGGGAACGGATTCCGGCGCTCGATCAGGTCATCGAATGGCTTCGGAAGAACCAACCGGACGACGACGGCTGCGTGGCGATCGCGCATGGCGATTTCAGGCTGGGCAACATGCTCTTCCACCCGACCGAACCGCGCGTCGTCGCGATCCTCGACTGGGAGCTCTCGACCCTTGGCCACCCGCTGGCGGATCTCGGCTTCTGCTGCATGCCGTGGCGTAGCGCGCCGGACGAGTATGGTGGGATATTGGGGCTCGACCGGAAGGCGCTCGCGCTGCCGGCGGAAGACGAGTTCGTCGCCCGCTACTATGCCTCCGCCGTTCCCACCCCGGTGCTGACGTCATTCCACGTGGCGTTCGCGCTGTTTCGCTTCGCTGTCATTTTCGTCGGCATCGCCGATCGCGCACGCGCCGGCAACGCCGCCGGCGCCGATGCGGAAAAGGTGGCGCCGCTTGCGACATCCTTCGCCATCCGCGCAGCGGAGGCGGCCGGGCTCGCCTGA